The genomic window AAATTGTTGCTAGAAGATACGAGGGCGTTCTCATGCTGGAGTTACAGCCGCGGTTTAAGGACTGCATTGAAGATGTTATTTCCGTTATGAAAGGTTACATGAAAAAGTACTTCCGGATAGAGAAAAAAATCGATTAATCGATATCTAAAGTTTTTACAGGAGGGGAATACATGCCAGAGAAATGCTACGATATTTTTATCATAGGGCACGTATCGCTGGATGAAATTATTAATAACGGCGAAGTTGAAAAAAGATTTGGAGGAGCGGTCCTCTACAGTGCTTATGCGGCGGTGGCTGGAGGATACAAAACCGGCATACTCACAAAGACTTCACCTGAAATTGACGACCTGAGCGGTTTGTTCAATCTTTTAAAAGATGACATTTATCATCTCCCGTCAAAAAAAACCACCTCCATTAGAAATAAATACTTGAGTTCTGACCTGGAAAAAAGGGCCTGTACTGCCATTAGCATAGCCGATCCGTTTAGAATTGAAGACGTACCCCATGTGAAATCCAGGCTCTATCTTTTGGCTGGATTGGTGGCAGGAGATTACGAAAGCGACATGATAACATTTCTTTCAAAGAAAGGGAAAGTTGCAGTTGACGTTCAGGGTTTTTTAAGGAAAAATGAAGGTGGTACTTTGATATTAAAAGACTGGAGAGAAAAAGACATCTATCTTCCGTATATAGATTTTTTAAAAGCCGATGCTACCGAGGCGGAAATAATGACCGGTCATAATGATAGGAGAAAAGCTGCAAAGGAGCTTCATAATCTTGGTGCAAAAGAGGTGTTGATTACGCACAATACTGAAGTAATAGTATACGACGGTGAAAGGTTTTTCAGCGAGCCATTGAAACCCAGAAAACTTTTAGGAAGAACAGGAAGGGGTGACACCTGTTTTAGCGCATATATCACGGAGCGTCTTTACAAAAAGCCTCATGATGCACTCCTATATGCAGCTGCTCTGGTTTCGCTAAAGATGGAGACCCCCGGTCCTTTTAGGGGAACAAAGACCGAAGTACTGGATTATATAAAAAAATTTTACCATTGAAAAATTCCCGGTTATAATAATGTTAGTCAAAGAATAATAAATTAAGTCGCTATTTTTATTTAACAAAGAAATTTTTTGCAAGAAGATTTTTTTGGCGGAGTGATTGATATGGACATAACAATTAAGGATATTGCAAAAGCCGCCGGGGTTTCCAAATCCACAGTTTCCAGAGTTATCTCAAACACTGGTAAATGCAGCGATGAAGCCAGAAGAAAGGTTATGGAAGCAGCAGAAAAGTTGAATTATAAAAAAAATGCCCTGGCCAGGGCTATGATTACAAAAGAAACAAAAAACCTAGGATTGATAATATATCAAAAACATAAGCCGATTCTTTCTCACCCTTTTTACGCTCCTATCATCGAGGCGATTGTAGATAGTTCTATGAAAAGGGGTTACAGTATAATAATAGCCACCGACCAGGACATAAAAGCTTCTTCGGCGGAACTGCTGCTTGAAAAAAGGGTCGACGGCATAATATTTGCAAGCTTTATAGACCATAACATTATATTAAAATATAAAAATATGGGTATACCATTAGTTTTATTGAACAACTCAGTAGATTTAAAAGATGTAAGTTTCGTTAAGGTGGACAATTATTCCGGGGCATACAAGGCCGTCGTTCATCTCATAAGCAAGAATCACAAAGATATAGGGTTCCTTTGTGGTCCGCTTCAACATCGCAGTTATATGGAAAGATACCAGGGTTACCTGGCGGCCTTAAAAGATCACGGTATACCGGTTCAGGAAAAATTTATGCGTTTCGGAGATTCCACTTTGTACGAAGGTACTAGACTCATGAACAGTATTCTAAATTCAGGGGATATCCCGACGGCGATTTTTGCCAGTAACGATATGATGGCTATCGGAGCCATTAAAGCTATAAAAAAAGCAGGTTTGAAAATCCCTGATGATGTAGCGATTGTTGGATTTGATGATATAGAGCACGACGTTTTGATTGAACCTGCATTATCCACGGTATTTGTCGACAAAAATAAAATGGGAGAGATGGCAGTGGATCTTCTGCTCAATGAAATAGTAAGAAATCCCTATTTTAAAAAGGAAAATATACTTCCCACAAAGTTAATTTTACGTGAATCCACTTGAAATTTTTTATTTTTTTATCAATTTCTACAGGAAAAGGGAATACCATATCTTTCAGTTTTCAAATTGCTCTTTTCCCTTGTTTTCACAGGAAAAAACCATTCAGGACTATAGGAGCACAAAATACAGCTTTACCATTTGTTAAAGGTGTAGCATAATAGTTTTAATTAAAGAGCAGCGGATTCCGTTGCTCTTTTTTTCTAAGTTTCTTTCCCAAAAAAAATAATAAAAATATTATATTACCTAGCAGGAATTTTCAAGTTAATGTAGAATATTAAATAACATAACAGAATGAATAAATTTTATTGTCTAACAAAGTGAAAGCCCTTACAAAAATGAAAATTCATACAATTAATTATCTGCCCCCGATTAATAAGGCATTTTCTGGAGGCTATTAAAAATTTACAAATTGTAACCGCTTACAATTGTCTTTCAAATGAAAAAATTACAATAGAATACATGAAAAATCATTTTATAACACATAAAGGAGTGCCATCAATGCCGGTAACCATATATGACATAGCTAAAGAGGCCAGGGTTTCAATAGCTACGGTATCCAGGGTTTTGAATAACAGCAGTGTTGTATCGGAAAAAACCCGGCTCAGAGTAAAAAAAGTAATGGAACAATTAAATTATACCCCCAATGTCATTGCTTCGGCCCTTACCAAAAAATCTACTCTCACTCTGGGGCTTCTCATACCCGATATTGCCAACCCGTTTTTTGCAGAGCTTGCCCGGGGAGTGGAAGACGCCAGTAGCGACTTTGGATTCAATATAATCATCTGCAACACCGATTACAGTTCAGACAAAGAAGCAACTTATATATCCCTATTAAAGCAGAAAAGCATCGACGGTTTTATTATTTCTTCGGCGTATTATAATGACCAGAATGTGGTAAAACTTCTGAAAGCCAATGTTCCACTGGTGCTTTTGGGTAGAGATATCGATGACTCCGAAGGTCTACCGGTGGATGTGGTGGGATCGGACAACGTAAAAGGCGGATATATAGCTACAAAATATTTGATTGACCTGGGACATAAGAATATCGCCTGCCTATTGGGCCCTCCCCGGATAAAAGTCAATCTTGAAAGGGAAAAGGGCTATTTAAAAGCCATGGAAGAAGCCGGGTTGAAGGTTTGTCCTGAAGCCGTGGGATATGGAGATTTTAAAATAGATTTTGGATTTAAAAAGACATTGGAAATATTAAAAGGCCCATGCAAATCTACCGCCATCTTTGCAGCCAATGATTTAACCGCTATTGGCGCAATGCGGGCTATAAAATTTTTGGGCCTGCAGGTTCCCAACGATATATCTGTAGTGGGCTATGATAACACCGTGCTGGCGGAGATGGTAGACCCGCCCCTGACCACGGTAAACCAGCAGATGAGAAAGATGGGATACATCGCCACCGAACTTTTGATAAAGAGAATCAAAGGTGAAAGGGGAGTGGGGGAAAAGATTATTCTCGATACAGAACTTGTTATCAGGAAATCTGCTGGTATATGTAATGGAAAATAGACTTAATTAAGATAAAATTAACTTTGATTACTTGTTGATTCTTTAAAGGGGGGGTGGTATTGGGAGAAAGATGTCATCTTAACTTTTCCAGATTTCATGGCAAAAATAAAAATTCTAGGGAGGTATTGTGGTGAAAGCAAAGTGGTTTAAAGTGTTGAGTTTTACAGTGGTGTTTTTGTTAGTAGTGTCACTGTTAGCAGGATGTGGTGGGCAGAAAGCTTCTCAGCCGAGCGACAACCAACAAAATCAGCAGCAATCCTCCGGAGAACAAAAATCTGTAAAAATAGCGGTGATAGTAAAAGCCTTGAACAGCGATTACTGGAAGATTGTTGAAGCTGGTGCCAAAGCTGCAGGAAAGGATTTAGGAGTCGATGTGGAAGTCCTTGGTCCCTCAGCCGAAACGGCAGTTTCTGAACAGGTTTCAATGATCGAAGACCAAATCACCAAAAAGGTTTCAGCCCTGGCAGTAGCTCCATCCCAACCGGCATCGGCTATTCCCGCTTTCGACCAGGCGAAAGCCGCAAAGATCCCTGTAGTATTAATCGATACAGATGCCCAGTGGCCTGACAAGGTCAGTTTTGTGGGGACCGGAAACTATAACGGTGGGAAACTCGCCGGTGAATTCCTAGCCGAAAAATTGGGAAAAGGCGGTAAAGTGGTAATTTTGAGAGGCGCCATGGGAGATCCTACCCATGATGAAAGGGCCAATGGCGCCATCGAAGTGATGAAGGCCAAAGGTCTTGAAATAGTAGATATTCAGCCTGCCAACAGCGAGAGAGGCCTTGGCATGACTGTTATGGAAAACATATTACAGGCTCATCCGGATATCCAGGGAATGTTTGCTACCAATGATGAGATGGCATTGGGAGCCTTAAGAGCCATACAAGCTGCTAAAAAGCAAATTATAACTGTAGGATTTGACGGTTCCCCTGATGCATTAAAATCCATAGCTGCCGGTGAACTCACAGCATCCATTGCTCAGAGCCCATATAACATCGGATATAAAGGTGTTGAAGCTGCCGTTAAAGCAGCAAAAGGTGAACAGGTGGATAAGAGAATAGATACTGGAACCAGTGTGATTTCAAAAGACAATGTAGCTGAAGAACAAAAGAAATTAAACGAAATTCTTGGCAAATAGCAAAACTCCTCCCTTGACAGGGCCCCACGAGGGGCCCGTTAAGGGAATATTGGAGGTGGAAAGATGGAGCAGCCATATCTTATAATGAGGGGGATCTCAAAAAGATTTCCAGGAGTTAAGGCTCTGGATTCAGTAGATTTCGAAGTCAAAAAGGGCGAAGTTCACGGCTTGGTAGGAGAAAATGGTGCGGGTAAATCTACTTTAATAAAAATTTTGACCGGAGCCTATCAAAAAGATAAAGGTGAAATTCTGATAAATGGTACCCGGGTAGATATTATGAATCCACAGCATTCCATGAAGCTAGGAATTGCCGCCATATATCAGGAATTGAACTTGAGTCCTTATCTTTCGGCGGCGGAAAACATATTCCTTGGCAGGGAATTCAAAAGAACCGGAGTTGTCAATATAATTGACTGGAAAAAAACGAGGCAAAAAGCAAGAGAACTTCTGTTAGAGCTGGGTCAGGATATAAATATAAGTATTCCTGTTAAAGATCTCGGAATAGGCCAGCAGCAGATGGTGGAAATTGCGAAGGCTATCTCCACCAACGCAAACATAATTATTATGGATGAGCCCACTTCCAGTTTGAGCCTTCATGAGACCGAAGAATTGATGAAGGCCATAAAAAAGCTTAAAGACAAAGGCATATCGGTTATTTTTATATCCCACCGGCTGGATGAGGTATTTGAAATCTGCGACAGAATAACCGTGATGCGGGATGGCAAAAAAATAATCACGATAAAATCATCCGAAACCAGTAAAGAAGAGCTTATAAGGTACATGGTGGGTAGGACCCTTGATCAGCAGTATCCTAAGGTTACTATCCCTCGCGGGGAAGAAGCTTTAAGAGTAGAACATTTGAGCAGAAAAGGTGTATTTAAAAATATAAGCTTTTCAGCATATAGCGGTGAAATACTCGGTATAGCCGGCCTTGTGGGAGCGGGACGGACCGAAATAGTGAGGAGTATCTTCGGTGCAGACCCCAGGGATGAAGGAGAGATTTATGTTTTCGGTAAAAAATGTGATATAAAATCTCCTCTTGATGCCATGAATGCAGGAATAGCTCTGCTCACTGAAGATCGTAAGGGTCAGGGGCTATTTTTGGATAATGATATAGTAAACAATATAACGGTTTGTTCTCTGCAGAGGTTCAAGGGATCATTGCTCTTAAAGACTAAAGATTTATTTGAAACATCCCGGGAGTTGTGTCACATGTTAAATGTGAAAACACCGTCCTTGCAGAAAATAGTCAGGGAGCTAAGCGGTGGAAATCAGCAAAAAGTAGTTATCGCAAAATGGCTCTGCTATAACGCAAGGATATTCATTTTTGATGAACCTACCCGGGGCATCGATGTGGGAGCTAAAGTCGAAGTCTATAATATAATGAATCAATTAGTTTCCCAGGGAGCCTGCGTTATTATGATATCCTCGGAACTTCCCGAAATTCTGGGTATGAGCGACAGAATCATAGTCGTACATGAAGGTAAAATAACGGGAGAGTTCACCATAGATGAGGCCAATCAGGAAGCAATCATGAAGGCCGCAACGGGAGGCGTATAAAATGGGTGTTGAAATCAAAGTGAAAAAAGCCGGTCCTGTAAAGACGGAGAGAAATATAAATCTAAAAAAAATAATCTCTACTGCAGGTCCTTTATTTGGCTTGATAATCCTTTGCATTGTACTGGCAATTATGTCTCCATATTTTCTGGAGATGACAAATTTAATGAATATAGCACGCCAGTCTGCCATAAATAGCCTCATAGCAGTGGGCATGCTGCTGGCCATCTTGACCGCCGGCATTGACCTCTCCGTAGGTTCCATTCTTGCTCTTTCTACGGTTATAATGGGTCTTCTGGTCATCAACATGGGATTGAATCCTTTTCTGGGCATCATTGTATGTCTGGCCATCGGGGCACTGCTTGGTTTTTTCAATGGAATAATGCTAACAAAGCTTCATTTGCCCCACCCTTTTATTTCAACACTGGGCATGATGAACATTGCAAGAGGCTTATCATTGATTGTAACCAAGGCTTCGCCGGTTTCGGGATTTCCGCCTTCCATTCAATATCTTGGTGCAGCGTTCATAGGGCCGGTACCGGTGAGCTTTATTCTGGTGATAATCATATATGTCATATACCACTTTTTCCTTACCAAGACTCCTACAGGGCGCTATATTTATGCCGTCGGCGGTAATCCCGAAGCAGCGCGCCTGTCAGGTATCAATGTGGAGAAGGTTCTGGTTATAGTGTATACCCTCAGCGGTTTGATGGCAGCTATGGGCGGCCTGGTGCTGGCAGGCAGGGTCAATGCGGCCTATCCTCTTGCGGGCCTGGGATATGAACTGGATGCCATTGCGGCGGTCATTATAGGCGGAGCAAGTTTCATGGGAGGCGTTGGAACAGTTTGGGGCACACTGATAGGTGCCATGATTATGGCGGTCTTAAGAAACGGCTTAAACCTTTTAGGGGTTACTGCAGAGTGGCAGACAGTAGCCATAGGCACCGTTATTATCGCTGCTGTTTATATTGATGTTGTGAGGAGAAGAGCTCAGGCCAAAAGTCAGGTTACAGAATGAAGGTTGTTTTTAATTCAATATAATCTATAAAATGAAAGGGGTTTTTATTATGTCAAAAATGAAAGCGGTTACACTTGTGGCCGACTGGGATCCAAGACCAGGGTTTAAGTTGGGAGCCAAGGATATCGAAGGAAAGCAAACTTATCTCGGCAGCAAAGTCTGGAGAAATCCTAAGCTGGAAATCAGGGAATATGATATTCCAAAGCCGGGCAAAGGTGAAGTATTGATTGAGGTAAAGGCCTGTGGCATCTGTGGCAGCGATGTCCACATGGCTCAGCCCGATGATGACGGTTACATCTTTTATCCCGGACTTACCGGTTTCCCATGCATCCTGGGGCATGAGCTTTCCGGAGTGGTGGTAGAAGCCGGGCCCGGCGCCATAGACAAAAGAACCAACAAACCTTACAAAGGCGGG from Biomaibacter acetigenes includes these protein-coding regions:
- a CDS encoding PfkB family carbohydrate kinase, with product MPEKCYDIFIIGHVSLDEIINNGEVEKRFGGAVLYSAYAAVAGGYKTGILTKTSPEIDDLSGLFNLLKDDIYHLPSKKTTSIRNKYLSSDLEKRACTAISIADPFRIEDVPHVKSRLYLLAGLVAGDYESDMITFLSKKGKVAVDVQGFLRKNEGGTLILKDWREKDIYLPYIDFLKADATEAEIMTGHNDRRKAAKELHNLGAKEVLITHNTEVIVYDGERFFSEPLKPRKLLGRTGRGDTCFSAYITERLYKKPHDALLYAAALVSLKMETPGPFRGTKTEVLDYIKKFYH
- a CDS encoding LacI family DNA-binding transcriptional regulator, whose product is MDITIKDIAKAAGVSKSTVSRVISNTGKCSDEARRKVMEAAEKLNYKKNALARAMITKETKNLGLIIYQKHKPILSHPFYAPIIEAIVDSSMKRGYSIIIATDQDIKASSAELLLEKRVDGIIFASFIDHNIILKYKNMGIPLVLLNNSVDLKDVSFVKVDNYSGAYKAVVHLISKNHKDIGFLCGPLQHRSYMERYQGYLAALKDHGIPVQEKFMRFGDSTLYEGTRLMNSILNSGDIPTAIFASNDMMAIGAIKAIKKAGLKIPDDVAIVGFDDIEHDVLIEPALSTVFVDKNKMGEMAVDLLLNEIVRNPYFKKENILPTKLILREST
- a CDS encoding LacI family DNA-binding transcriptional regulator, which encodes MPVTIYDIAKEARVSIATVSRVLNNSSVVSEKTRLRVKKVMEQLNYTPNVIASALTKKSTLTLGLLIPDIANPFFAELARGVEDASSDFGFNIIICNTDYSSDKEATYISLLKQKSIDGFIISSAYYNDQNVVKLLKANVPLVLLGRDIDDSEGLPVDVVGSDNVKGGYIATKYLIDLGHKNIACLLGPPRIKVNLEREKGYLKAMEEAGLKVCPEAVGYGDFKIDFGFKKTLEILKGPCKSTAIFAANDLTAIGAMRAIKFLGLQVPNDISVVGYDNTVLAEMVDPPLTTVNQQMRKMGYIATELLIKRIKGERGVGEKIILDTELVIRKSAGICNGK
- a CDS encoding sugar ABC transporter substrate-binding protein, encoding MKAKWFKVLSFTVVFLLVVSLLAGCGGQKASQPSDNQQNQQQSSGEQKSVKIAVIVKALNSDYWKIVEAGAKAAGKDLGVDVEVLGPSAETAVSEQVSMIEDQITKKVSALAVAPSQPASAIPAFDQAKAAKIPVVLIDTDAQWPDKVSFVGTGNYNGGKLAGEFLAEKLGKGGKVVILRGAMGDPTHDERANGAIEVMKAKGLEIVDIQPANSERGLGMTVMENILQAHPDIQGMFATNDEMALGALRAIQAAKKQIITVGFDGSPDALKSIAAGELTASIAQSPYNIGYKGVEAAVKAAKGEQVDKRIDTGTSVISKDNVAEEQKKLNEILGK
- a CDS encoding sugar ABC transporter ATP-binding protein — translated: MEQPYLIMRGISKRFPGVKALDSVDFEVKKGEVHGLVGENGAGKSTLIKILTGAYQKDKGEILINGTRVDIMNPQHSMKLGIAAIYQELNLSPYLSAAENIFLGREFKRTGVVNIIDWKKTRQKARELLLELGQDINISIPVKDLGIGQQQMVEIAKAISTNANIIIMDEPTSSLSLHETEELMKAIKKLKDKGISVIFISHRLDEVFEICDRITVMRDGKKIITIKSSETSKEELIRYMVGRTLDQQYPKVTIPRGEEALRVEHLSRKGVFKNISFSAYSGEILGIAGLVGAGRTEIVRSIFGADPRDEGEIYVFGKKCDIKSPLDAMNAGIALLTEDRKGQGLFLDNDIVNNITVCSLQRFKGSLLLKTKDLFETSRELCHMLNVKTPSLQKIVRELSGGNQQKVVIAKWLCYNARIFIFDEPTRGIDVGAKVEVYNIMNQLVSQGACVIMISSELPEILGMSDRIIVVHEGKITGEFTIDEANQEAIMKAATGGV
- a CDS encoding ABC transporter permease is translated as MGVEIKVKKAGPVKTERNINLKKIISTAGPLFGLIILCIVLAIMSPYFLEMTNLMNIARQSAINSLIAVGMLLAILTAGIDLSVGSILALSTVIMGLLVINMGLNPFLGIIVCLAIGALLGFFNGIMLTKLHLPHPFISTLGMMNIARGLSLIVTKASPVSGFPPSIQYLGAAFIGPVPVSFILVIIIYVIYHFFLTKTPTGRYIYAVGGNPEAARLSGINVEKVLVIVYTLSGLMAAMGGLVLAGRVNAAYPLAGLGYELDAIAAVIIGGASFMGGVGTVWGTLIGAMIMAVLRNGLNLLGVTAEWQTVAIGTVIIAAVYIDVVRRRAQAKSQVTE